GGTCTTCTCTCAAAGCCGGAGATGCTCCCATTATTCGAAGGACCGCCGCTCACCCTGTCCTGTGAGCCGGACAGGACACATGTGATCAATAGTTAGTAATTATAtcaaaaagttaaattaaatccctcaatatataaataatttaaaaagtagaaataaaagcCTCAATTATAATATAAACGTACaggctttaaaataataaatcagattaagatttaaatgtgtttacttattttaaatttgacttaaatagttcatatttttaataaatgaaataattaaaaaagacaaattttaaaaattcaatgtatttatttatttaaaatgaaacatataTAGATATTAAACACCTAATATTTTATccattttttaatacatttgactaTGTCCTTGTATAATTTCTGGTAGATTTAATTGACTTtcacatttgttattatttactcatttcccaaaatatttttaaaaacccatacattatatattctttgcataagtatttattttatttaacctgtacatttattttatatgtaaggcttttatttttaacatttctttctgtttatattgatttattttcttttatttaatcctCTAAAATGTTGTGCTTGGATGCAGATTTTGTTGATAACAACGTATGTAAAATCGTTCAAGCAGTTTTCTGATTTAATTTCGATGATATTAATACATGTCACCTCTACTGTACCTCAGATTAACCTTCACATACTTTTTAACTgatcttttatttacttatttatttacctaTTTATCATAAGGGCAGCTTCAGTCCTGCTCAGTGTATCTTTGTTTTGGATGATCTCACCTTCACAGTTCCCACCATCTCATCGAACGACTTGAACGTAGAGGAGTGTCTGCAGAGAAGACAGATTATTATTGACTCTCTGCTTTTTCTACGTTCATCCGAACCTGAACTCCATCTGTGTTTACAGTCATTCAGCAGAAAGCTGGACTGGCTTTCTTACCTCATAGATGGCACACTCATGGTGTGGCTCAGCCTGCGTCACATCGaggaagcagaagaaaaaagtgAGGATTTATCTAGAAAAACTCCTAACTTCCAAGATTTCAGTCCTAAAAGCATCTTAAACTGTGAAGCACCAACAAAACTTAGGCTGTATAACCTGAGCAATTAAACGTACTGtgcaataacaataatacactCAGAGCATCTGGAGCAACATTTGGTTTTATGCATTAATTACTTAATTATACACcaatgtaaatattattttaagatatTCCATTGCTGTGATATAAGCATCAATTAATTATTCTATGTTAATATAACACGTTTCTATAGTTCTatcttttattgcactttttattttatgtgtttttcctcatgttttaaaatagagCAACTGTGACGAAACCACATTTCTGTAAGTTCTCCATTCTCATTCTGaagtacttttagttttggtacTTATGCTAATACTTTTAACTATTTATATGCACTTTTATTTGTGTACTTCATACCAGCCTTGCTCTTTTTCATTCTGTATTCTCTTGGCTTTTTAATGacagtttttaaaagtaattctgcccttaattatttttgtataattcaCTCTGAATTGCCTCGTtgatgaaatgtgctttataaataaacttgccttatatcacacacacacacacacacacacacacacacacacacacacacacacacacacacacacacacacacacacacacacacacacacacacacacacacacacacacacacacacacacacacacacacacacacacacacacacacacacacacacacacacacacacacacacacacacacacttaccgtGGGGGGCTGGGCAGGGGCAGGGCTCTGTGGggtaaaaacagaaacagagatgaCGTCAGCGCAGCGACACACTGATCAGCGTCCAGATGTACTAACGAGATCAGATTACCGCTCGACTGCCGgaaccaaaacaaaagtcagGGCGACTCGGGATCAGTTTTACTGCGTCTAAAACCTGGATCCTCCTCTAGAAGAAGTAGTAAATAGTTTGTCGTTCTGGACTCAAGTTAGAGGTTTCCTACAGCGTAAAGCTAGTCAGATATATCTGATGTTTAgagactttttttaaagcaacttttAATTCAAATTTCGCTGCAATTTCTAGATTTTTCAATTAAACAATTCAAAGATCCTTCATCTCACGTCTTAAATACCAATTATCTTTTAATGCAGTAGATGCCAGTAGACAGAGATTACAATAGGTAAATACTTCTGGAAATGATAAACATGGTATTATCTGAAAGCCAAAACCCGGatttaaataaactataaatatcaaaatatacaaGTTGGAGTTTCTTATTAAGTTTCTGCCAAACTGTAAGACtaacagtctgatttaaggtgTCTTTCTGACATGGTGTCTCTGTTGGATCTTTGCTCGTCCATCTGCCTGCATGAATTCTACTGGGCATCTCAATGTTAGATTTTCCAccattaaaacacagatttggtTTTTCTTATTGGCTCACTTCACCTCGTTAAGACTCAAACCTAAATCCATTTCATACCACAGTAAGATGTACAAGCATACCTCATGTCTGCGAGTCTCCTGGTGATGCTCACGCCCATATTGGAGAGAGCAGACGATGTCACATGTCCTGCGAGACAGAGGGACTCCCGTGTCCTCACaactctgcaggagagagacgTCCGGATGTTAGAGGAGCCAGCAGACATGTGACACTTATAGTAAACACATTTGAACAGTACGAACAGAAATGTATCCCTGGagaaaaatccccaaaactgCCATAACTTTATACATTACAAAAACCATCCCTTGGCAAAAAGCTTTCACTGTAAAACTGCAATACAAatactatatttatatatttttaccgAGTAAAGGTTTAGCCCCACTTTAGTCCTGCTCATGATaatcaaatattaattaattttCAGAATATTAATCCTTTAAATGCAGGACTGTTTACATGATGCCACTGTTGTTATTTATGGGAAAATAGCACAACAAATATGTAAGATAATAAAGTATAATCATATTTTTCTAAAGTGAAAACATGAGAAAAGGTCTCTTTGgtggaaaatattaaaaagtaaaaggacTGTAGATGTGCTCCGATTTCCTTGGGatcaaaatgttgatttttaagggttttaatggaaatatttgtGTCCTTAAGTCTGTATTTCGGATACACACTTCAATAAAGACGCTGAGGCTgatctaaaaaatataaaaagacatgTCCAAATGTATGTTATATGcatgaaagacacacaaaatgatagaaaaataaagaattaagaAGCTAAACATGTCCTTAGTGATGCGTGAGTGTTGAACAGGCTCCTTGTTGCTGCAGAAAGCGGCTCACTCAGTTTGAAGCTCACTGTCCCCTCTGttaatgctgctgctgcgcgGGCTCAGGCTGTAAGGCTATTATCAGGGATCCTGTTTGACCTGTGCAATCCCATCACTCCTTCCTTAACAGAGAATCCTCATTAGCACGAGAGCTCAGAGCAAACCCTCAGGGAAACCCCGGCGCCGTAACAACACTGAactaatgttgttgttttttttcatgcaaacaCTGTGGTTACTCACATGTTAGAGTTGCTGATGTCGTCCAGAGTTGCAGAGGCTGTGAGATACCTGAAACAGAAGCATGCAGAAGTTGGCAGATTACTacctggatttaaaagcagaGCACGGTAGTCATTAGCGTGCTTGCCATGGTTATATAACCGCGTGACACTGAGACAATGGGGGGTGAATGCTGTGCCAGCGGTGACTTAAACCAGGAGTTTAACTCTCAAACACGCCATACTGTATCATATAATGACAATAGCAGCCTAAAAATGCAGTTTGGACACCAGCAGGGCTGCAAATAACCACCATATTCTGCAGATTATTTACACGCTTTATCATTTGTTCTGTTAAATGTtcgaaaatagtaaaaacttGTAACCCATTGTCCAGGATAATGTCTTTATATGTCTTGTTTTGCATGTGAAAAACCCTATTatacagagaaaagcagcaaatccctTTATTTGGAAAGACAAGCAGCATTTCCTGTTATTAAAACACTTAGGTACACTTACGGAGCGGAGGTCTGGACTTCCTGCCAGCCTTTGGACAGGTTCTGTTTGATGTTACTGAGGGGGGTCATACCCAGCTGACTCCGGATTTCTGTTGCATACTTTTCTCTGACCAGAAGCACCTGCCGCAGGGTCTGGATCTCATCCTCCACCTGGGAACAACATAACAGTGAAATCAGTTGACATGACAGAGAGGAGGTGGTGTTGTTTTTATGGTTGATATCCATGCATCACCTTTGTCAGTTCAGTCCGTAGATAGTCTATGTCCTCCTCTGTGAGATTTGAGGGAGAGATCCCATTTTCCATCACACTTTTGGAATAGGTCCTGGAGGATGAAGCCCCACCATAACCTATAAAAGAAGCACACCAAATTATGAGACGGGGATAAAGCAAATTGATTTTTAGAAAGCGTTACATTCTGCATCTGTCAGTCGGCCTTCACTATGATAGTAAGGTTAATATAATGTTAAATCCACTACAGAAGAATCTTAATTTTCAATGCAATTAGGTAGAAAAACAATGGCAAACGGGACAATTATTTAGTAAAATATTGGTGTATTGGATATTTCCAAAAATCCAATATTGTGAAATCCTAAAGAAGATTAATACATAATTATAGTTCTTTTTCAAAGACAAGTTCAAAAGTTATTTACAAAGACTGAATTTTTAGATTAATAGTGAGTTATCAAAAAGGAGCAGGTATTACTTTCATATGGTGTCAGTGGCACCAGACAGCATGCAGCCTAAATCCcgactattttttatttagtattaaCCATTCAAAAGATTAAATAGGAAAATCTATCTCCAATGGTGGCAGATTTCCATctcctgagacacacacacacacacacacacacacacacacacacacacacacacacacacacacacacacacacacacacacacacacacacacacacacacacacacacacacacacactatttattTGGAGAACTTAATCCCCTGCACACAGCACGTTTACAAATGAGAGTGCAAACAATATCCAGAAAACAACTATAGTGCATAAACACGGACAACTGTAAGACATATGGTCGAATAAAGTATAAAGTTAAAACGGAAGTAGTAATAACAGGAAcggttttatatttttaacacaagGTAAAAAACTGTggagctgtccgtggtgctgaagcTAACTGGAGCTAACAGGGTAGTCAAGCTAACTGCTAACGTGCTGCTAAcgaagctaacgttagccaccgTCAATACCCGTGGTGCTGAAGCTAACCTCCGCTAACTGAAGCTAAATGCTAAGTTGTTGCTAatgaagctaacgttagccaccgTCAATACCCGTGGTGCTGGAGCTAACTAATGCTAACTGAAGCTAAACGCTAACTTGTTGCTCAcggagctaacgttagccaccgTCGACAGCAGCACTTAAACGCTAACAAACAAACACGGTAAActaacatatatatttgtttaaatatattgcacGGTGTTGTGAGAGCAATGTGAGAAAGGCTTTACCTGGTCGGTCCATCGCTGG
The Eleginops maclovinus isolate JMC-PN-2008 ecotype Puerto Natales chromosome 1, JC_Emac_rtc_rv5, whole genome shotgun sequence genome window above contains:
- the LOC134867970 gene encoding tumor protein D54-like isoform X1; protein product: MDRPGYGGASSSRTYSKSVMENGISPSNLTEEDIDYLRTELTKVEDEIQTLRQVLLVREKYATEIRSQLGMTPLSNIKQNLSKGWQEVQTSAPYLTASATLDDISNSNIVVRTRESLCLAGHVTSSALSNMGVSITRRLADMRALPLPSPPRLSHTMSVPSMRHSSTFKSFDEMVGTVKDRVSGGPSNNGSISGFERRPSRS
- the LOC134867970 gene encoding tumor protein D54-like isoform X2; its protein translation is MDRPGYGGASSSRTYSKSVMENGISPSNLTEEDIDYLRTELTKVEDEIQTLRQVLLVREKYATEIRSQLGMTPLSNIKQNLSKGWQEVQTSAPYLTASATLDDISNSNIVVRTRESLCLAGHVTSSALSNMGVSITRRLADMRALPLPSPPRLSHTMSVPSMRHSSTFKSFDEMVGTVKVRSSKTKIH